The DNA sequence AGAACAGAAGCGAGTTTTGTGTTAGTTTTAATAGAGTATccttatacacatatattttagtAGATCTTCCCTCTAAATCTACTTAGTGTCCTACATTCCTTTTCTTTGTATAATGACGGGTCTCTATTATAACAGATTATGTAACTGTGTAAGTTATGAAATGCTTCTATATTGAGTAACTATAAAGCACAGGTTCGTGTGGCAAGTCTCTTGTAGGTTTTAAATTACATTACTTATCATGTTGCCTATACTTATGCCTCTTAGGAGCTTTCGAAGTAAATTATCAGGACTTGtgtgtatatttaaaattaaaatttcacaattcGGACTTCAGAGGACAATACGGGCCTCTTTTGCAAGATGTGTTTTGGTGTTCAATGATAcaatattgatttgtttgttTCCTTATATATTGACTTATGTAATTACAGAGGCTGTTCCAAAGAAAATTCTAGAGTTGATGAATGTTCCTGGACTCACTAGAGAAAATGTAGCCAGTCACCTTCAGGTAATTTTCTTTGATCTTTGGAGGATATTTTCACGAGAGCTCTTTAAATTTGATGAAGCAATGTAGCATCTCTTAATTTGTTCTTTATAATCTATCCATTCGCGAACTTTTTCCTTGATCTCCTTTGGAAAGTCCTCATCACAGCAGTAACTCTTTGCAGAAATATCGCCTATATCTTAGAAGATTAAGCGGCCAGCACCAGAATGCACTCAATGGCTCTTTCATGGGGAACCCAGAAGCAACTTATGGATCGATATCTTCGTTCAATGATCTAGAACTTCAAGCATATGCTGCAAGTGGTCAACTCCCAGCACAAAATCTTGCAGCACTTCAAGCAGCAGCGTTTGGCAGGTCTTCGTCGAAATCAGTTGTATCACCTCTAGATCAAAGAAACCTTTTTAGTTTTGAAACTCCAAAGTTACGCTTTGGAGAAGGGCAACAACAACACCTGAGCAATAGTAAGCAGGTGAATTTCCTCCATGGTATCCCAACAAATATGGAGCCAAAGCAACTTGCCAATTTTCATCAAGCTGCCAATTCATTTGGAATTAATATGCAAGTCGGCTCTCATGGAACCCAAGGTAGTTCTCTGATGATGCAGATGGCTCAACCACAGTCAAGATCTCAAATACAAAATGACATTAGTGGTAGTTATGTTTCAAGACTTCCACCATCCATCGGGCAGCCTGTTGTTTCAAATGTTGTTTCAAATGGGACAAGTAGAGTTTTGACACGGCCAGTATACAATCATCAAGTCTCTCAAACCTCTCCAGTGGCAGGAATCTCAACACACCACTCTAATGATCTGATGAGGAATAGCTTTCCTCTTGGGGGCAATTCTGGAATTTCATCTCTGGCTTCCAAAGTGATACCCCGAGAAGAGGCACCTATCGAGATAAAAGGATCTCAAGGGGGTTCAAATTATGATGTATATAGTGGGCAGCAGCAGCGCAAATCTCAAGATTGGACCATACAGAATTCTGGATTGGCCTTCGACACATTACAACATGCAAATATGCGAGGAAACCTTGATGTTTCACAAGCAGCCCTAGTTCAACAAAGCTTTTCATCTAGAGATGCAATTGAGCAGAGCAGGAATTCTTCTGTTTTGCCATCTGTTTTACTGCAACAAGGTTATCCTTCCAGTGGCCACAGCAGTAGCTCATCTTTTGGCAAGGGAATCTTCTCGGGAGTGGAAGAGAATGGACACAGGAATATGCCAAACACTGGTCAGCAGCTTAATGCTTATTTTACTGACACTTCACCAAGAGTCAAGGCTGAACTGCTTGAAGGAAATTTCTATAATAATTTACTGCCTGACCAATATGATCAAGAAGACCT is a window from the Daucus carota subsp. sativus chromosome 8, DH1 v3.0, whole genome shotgun sequence genome containing:
- the LOC108199603 gene encoding two-component response regulator ARR2 isoform X1, whose amino-acid sequence is MKLGGVQVAKSGSMPSSSSHGSTQQFPAGLRVLVVDDDPTCLMILEKMLRTCHYEATKCNRAEIALNLLRENRNGYDIVLSDVHMPDMDGFKLLEHIGLEMDLPVIMMSADDSKNVVMKGVTHGACDYLIKPVRLEALKNIWQHVVRRKKHVWKDIEQSGSVEDGKLQQQTPDDADYLSSANEGSWRNSKRRKDEEEDADDRDDDTSSLKKPRVVWSVELHQQFVAAANQLGIDKAVPKKILELMNVPGLTRENVASHLQKYRLYLRRLSGQHQNALNGSFMGNPEATYGSISSFNDLELQAYAASGQLPAQNLAALQAAAFGRSSSKSVVSPLDQRNLFSFETPKLRFGEGQQQHLSNSKQVNFLHGIPTNMEPKQLANFHQAANSFGINMQVGSHGTQGSSLMMQMAQPQSRSQIQNDISGSYVSRLPPSIGQPVVSNVVSNGTSRVLTRPVYNHQVSQTSPVAGISTHHSNDLMRNSFPLGGNSGISSLASKVIPREEAPIEIKGSQGGSNYDVYSGQQQRKSQDWTIQNSGLAFDTLQHANMRGNLDVSQAALVQQSFSSRDAIEQSRNSSVLPSVLLQQGYPSSGHSSSSSFGKGIFSGVEENGHRNMPNTGQQLNAYFTDTSPRVKAELLEGNFYNNLLPDQYDQEDLMSALLKHQQEGIVTVENDFDFDGYPLDNLPV
- the LOC108199603 gene encoding two-component response regulator ARR2 isoform X2, with the translated sequence MKLGGVQVAKSGSMPSSSSHGSTQQFPAGLRVLVVDDDPTCLMILEKMLRTCHYEATKCNRAEIALNLLRENRNGYDIVLSDVHMPDMDGFKLLEHIGLEMDLPVIMMSADDSKNVVMKGVTHGACDYLIKPVRLEALKNIWQHVVRRKKHVWKDIEQSGSVEDGKLQQQTPDDADYLSSANEGSWRNSKRRKDEEEDADDRDDDTSSLKKPRVVWSVELHQQFVAAANQLGIDKAVPKKILELMNVPGLTRENVASHLQKYRLYLRRLSGQHQNALNGSFMGNPEATYGSISSFNDLELQAYAASGQLPAQNLAALQAAAFGRSSSKSVVSPLDQRNLFSFETPKLRFGEGQQQHLSNSKQVNFLHGIPTNMEPKQLANFHQAANSFGINMQVGSHGTQGSSLMMQMAQPQSRSQIQNDISGSYVSRLPPSIGQPVVSNVVSNGTSRVLTRPVYNHQVSQTSPVAGISTHHSNDLMRNSFPLGGNSGISSLASKVIPREEAPIEIKGSQGGSNYDVYSGQQQRKSQDWTIQNSGLAFDTLQHANMRGNLDVSQAALVQQSFSSRDAIEQSRNSSVLPSVLLQQGYPSSGHSSSSSFGKGIFSGVEENGHRNMPNTGQQLNAYFTDTSPRVKAELLEGNFYNNLLPDQYDQEDLMSALLKHQEGIVTVENDFDFDGYPLDNLPV